From Bacillus sp. FSL K6-3431, the proteins below share one genomic window:
- a CDS encoding ABC transporter substrate-binding protein — protein MSIVHRKWYLILGLMILSILVGACSNGEQSGGEAEKKEEKKSQTADEEQGTAENPITMTIAYPWDEGQFNERFGPIDEKLENLEIKYASYDGSSQGLQELFAADVVPDIIVSSPTNIAPLEELDAIYPLDDLVEQENFDVGKLNPALVSLVKGFDSDNRLIGLPDGTGLFALYYNKEVFDLFGMPYPDPDKPMTWKETLEIAAKMTAERNGQMYIGLEFGGSGSTGEVAQVPLKQLATAMTDRETGEVLITEKSEFKSYLELMKDYYSIPGMRSKTAIENEMFAQKKAAMVINWHNYLAYGWGDLAYQEKMDLAPVPVWEDKPTTGPYLGTATMVVTTYSKNKLSAFHVLEEYLSTDNQINIVKTMASGPAVIEPEVLKEFGSELDQYATRDTSVFFALEPATFEKYSHLDRYVNLDLQKFAESDADIPTFLRETKEEAEAAIAEAGASN, from the coding sequence ATGAGCATTGTTCATCGTAAATGGTATTTAATTTTAGGATTAATGATATTGAGTATACTTGTCGGAGCGTGTTCAAATGGTGAGCAGTCAGGTGGAGAGGCAGAAAAGAAAGAAGAGAAAAAGTCACAGACTGCTGATGAAGAACAAGGGACTGCCGAGAATCCGATAACAATGACAATTGCCTATCCATGGGACGAGGGGCAATTTAATGAACGCTTTGGTCCAATTGATGAAAAGCTTGAGAATTTGGAGATAAAATATGCGAGCTATGATGGATCGAGCCAAGGTTTACAAGAATTGTTTGCAGCTGATGTTGTGCCTGACATCATTGTATCATCGCCAACTAATATTGCTCCATTAGAAGAATTAGACGCTATTTACCCTCTTGATGATCTCGTTGAGCAAGAAAATTTCGATGTTGGTAAACTGAACCCTGCGCTTGTTTCGCTTGTGAAAGGCTTTGATTCCGACAATCGATTAATCGGGTTGCCAGATGGAACAGGTTTATTTGCACTTTACTACAATAAGGAAGTATTCGATTTATTCGGTATGCCATATCCTGATCCAGATAAACCCATGACATGGAAGGAGACATTAGAAATTGCCGCAAAAATGACGGCAGAGCGAAATGGTCAAATGTACATCGGGCTTGAATTTGGCGGCAGTGGCTCAACAGGTGAAGTAGCTCAAGTGCCACTAAAACAGCTTGCAACAGCGATGACCGATCGGGAAACGGGAGAGGTCTTGATTACAGAGAAATCTGAATTCAAGTCCTATCTAGAGTTGATGAAAGATTATTATAGTATCCCTGGTATGCGTAGTAAAACAGCCATTGAAAATGAGATGTTTGCGCAAAAGAAAGCAGCAATGGTTATTAATTGGCATAACTATTTGGCCTATGGATGGGGAGATCTTGCCTATCAGGAAAAAATGGATCTTGCACCTGTACCTGTTTGGGAGGATAAACCGACGACAGGACCATATCTTGGTACGGCGACGATGGTGGTAACGACATACAGCAAGAATAAATTGTCAGCCTTCCATGTGTTAGAGGAATACTTATCCACTGACAATCAGATTAACATTGTGAAAACAATGGCATCAGGACCTGCTGTCATTGAACCAGAAGTATTGAAGGAATTTGGTTCGGAACTAGATCAATATGCTACACGCGATACATCTGTCTTTTTCGCCCTAGAGCCCGCAACATTTGAAAAATATAGCCATTTAGATCGTTACGTGAATTTAGATCTCCAAAAGTTTGCCGAATCAGATGCGGATATTCCCACATTCCTTCGGGAAACAAAGGAAGAGGCAGAAGCTGCGATTGCCGAGGCAGGGGCGAGCAATTAA
- a CDS encoding ABC transporter substrate-binding protein — MMNRVKSNLILIFIFMVIVVLAACSNSPTSKTESPQDQEPDKKNIVTEVWDENGEEVTVKVLYPWGEDAFQQFIVGTYKDALPKNITLECVCVGAQLEPLQEMNAKGIIPDMMFANWGIDDLDELEMLEPVDEYVEKYGVDLSEFNQSVIATYRAMDPEGKDRLIGMPTFVDSVGLFYNKDVFDLFGVPYPDPEKPMTWKELLDLATKLTGERNGVQYRGLEMGLGFTSFEATFPLKEFGINLTDPKTGEVLITESPEVKQYLELMQKFYNIPGLYDPAPEARETDKFAQKTVAMTVSWPGYYRWGLGEEPEESTMIDSAPVPVWEGEGKGPQAYAHPYVLNKFSENKDAAFQVMLAISKVDSMDPLTSPNSEFSDSSEYFPIYEGKNLQPFFNYESAMPPKQVSKWDNYVDIPGSLNKLAEGDSDINEFLRVLKEESEIKIKDAMAK, encoded by the coding sequence ATGATGAATAGAGTAAAATCCAATCTTATACTAATTTTTATTTTTATGGTAATAGTTGTACTTGCGGCTTGTAGCAATTCCCCTACTTCTAAAACTGAAAGTCCACAAGACCAAGAGCCGGATAAAAAGAATATCGTGACAGAAGTTTGGGATGAAAATGGGGAAGAGGTCACCGTAAAAGTATTATATCCTTGGGGAGAAGATGCTTTTCAACAGTTTATTGTAGGCACCTATAAAGATGCCCTTCCGAAAAACATTACATTAGAATGTGTATGTGTTGGTGCACAATTGGAACCACTCCAAGAAATGAATGCAAAAGGAATCATCCCTGATATGATGTTTGCCAATTGGGGAATCGATGATCTGGACGAGTTGGAAATGCTTGAGCCAGTCGATGAGTATGTAGAGAAATATGGTGTAGATTTAAGTGAATTTAATCAAAGTGTCATCGCTACATACCGGGCGATGGACCCAGAAGGAAAAGATCGTTTAATCGGTATGCCGACTTTTGTGGACAGCGTTGGCTTGTTTTATAATAAAGATGTTTTTGATTTATTCGGAGTTCCGTATCCTGATCCAGAAAAACCGATGACGTGGAAGGAATTGCTTGATCTTGCTACTAAACTGACTGGGGAAAGAAATGGCGTCCAGTATCGAGGGTTGGAAATGGGACTTGGTTTCACATCGTTTGAAGCGACTTTCCCATTAAAAGAATTTGGAATAAACCTGACAGATCCGAAGACCGGAGAAGTATTAATTACTGAATCCCCGGAAGTAAAACAATATTTAGAGCTAATGCAAAAGTTCTATAATATCCCAGGGTTGTACGATCCCGCTCCAGAGGCAAGGGAAACAGATAAGTTTGCACAAAAAACAGTTGCTATGACGGTTTCCTGGCCTGGCTATTATAGATGGGGATTGGGAGAAGAACCAGAAGAATCAACAATGATAGATTCAGCACCTGTACCAGTATGGGAAGGGGAAGGAAAAGGCCCACAAGCATATGCCCATCCATATGTGCTAAATAAATTTAGTGAAAATAAAGATGCTGCATTCCAAGTTATGTTGGCCATTAGCAAAGTAGATAGCATGGACCCATTAACAAGCCCGAATAGTGAATTCAGTGATTCAAGTGAGTACTTCCCTATTTATGAAGGGAAAAATTTGCAGCCCTTCTTTAACTATGAATCAGCGATGCCTCCTAAACAGGTTAGTAAGTGGGATAATTATGTTGATATTCCAGGTAGTCTCAATAAATTAGCAGAGGGCGATTCGGATATAAATGAATTTTTGCGGGTGCTAAAAGAAGAATCGGAAATTAAAATTAAAGATGCTATGGCGAAATAG
- a CDS encoding ABC transporter substrate-binding protein, with amino-acid sequence MMTPTPKNRFFILLMLIITVVSLAACSNDSSTSPKNEEGDKATNENMEQWGYDGGTATVKMMIAVDEETFKIRYKDQVEAKFPNITLDLIYDDLEELFAKGEYPDIIVGIPTHELVEELETLMPIDEYIEKSNFDLGIFRDGVVDNLRAYDPLGEGNLYGLPVESTLMTMFYNKDIFDLFGEPYPQDGMTWKEALDLARRLTAVRNGIQYKGIQLSRTNAIPYTQLSIPGTDPETGEVLFAKNPDTKRVFDLLDELRNIPGMMESDPNRPDGFQDGQQNIAMWIQNAPWLPLLAPVEGFNFDMVTTPTWEDHPNVAPTSVALPLNLTKFSENKDAAWAVISYLASEKAQIALSRVGSAPTINSDSAYEQFSAADMEEFGKEYNTKAPFIDKVAKVAPYSPYDPIITFHGEDYISKKAREFLTSEQDVVTYLREMEEEYTTIVKEMQAQK; translated from the coding sequence ATGATGACACCTACACCAAAAAACCGCTTTTTTATATTACTAATGCTAATTATTACCGTAGTATCGCTTGCGGCCTGCTCAAACGATTCAAGCACTAGTCCAAAAAATGAAGAGGGTGATAAGGCCACCAATGAGAATATGGAGCAATGGGGTTATGATGGAGGAACAGCAACAGTAAAAATGATGATTGCTGTTGATGAGGAAACATTTAAAATACGGTACAAAGATCAGGTCGAAGCTAAATTCCCGAACATTACACTTGATCTTATATATGATGACCTAGAGGAATTGTTTGCCAAAGGTGAATATCCAGATATTATCGTGGGCATCCCAACGCATGAGTTAGTGGAAGAGCTGGAGACGTTAATGCCGATTGATGAGTATATTGAAAAGTCTAATTTTGACCTGGGTATCTTTAGAGATGGTGTGGTTGATAATTTACGCGCTTATGACCCACTTGGTGAAGGAAATTTATATGGCTTGCCAGTGGAATCTACTTTAATGACCATGTTTTACAATAAAGATATCTTTGACTTGTTTGGTGAACCATATCCGCAAGATGGGATGACTTGGAAGGAAGCGCTTGACCTAGCCCGTCGATTAACAGCAGTCCGTAACGGCATACAATATAAAGGAATACAACTTTCGCGTACTAACGCTATCCCGTATACACAACTGAGTATCCCAGGTACGGACCCAGAGACAGGCGAGGTTTTATTTGCTAAAAACCCAGATACAAAGCGGGTTTTTGATTTACTTGATGAACTTAGAAATATCCCGGGAATGATGGAGAGTGACCCAAATAGGCCCGATGGTTTTCAAGATGGGCAGCAAAACATCGCTATGTGGATTCAAAATGCCCCATGGCTTCCATTGCTAGCGCCTGTAGAAGGGTTTAACTTTGATATGGTAACAACACCTACATGGGAAGACCATCCGAATGTTGCACCTACTTCAGTTGCTTTGCCTCTTAATCTGACTAAATTTAGTGAGAATAAAGATGCAGCATGGGCAGTAATTTCCTATTTGGCTTCGGAAAAAGCACAAATTGCATTATCTAGGGTTGGAAGCGCCCCTACTATTAATAGTGACTCAGCCTATGAGCAATTTAGCGCTGCAGATATGGAGGAATTCGGTAAAGAGTACAACACAAAAGCTCCTTTCATTGACAAGGTGGCTAAGGTTGCTCCGTATTCTCCATATGATCCAATCATAACGTTCCATGGTGAAGATTATATAAGTAAAAAGGCACGAGAGTTTTTAACATCTGAGCAAGACGTCGTCACTTATTTACGGGAAATGGAGGAAGAATACACTACAATCGTTAAAGAAATGCAAGCTCAAAAATAA
- a CDS encoding ABC transporter substrate-binding protein, whose protein sequence is MKSIKLKTILLVMVVIMSLFVAACSSKSSDANPVDKSGAGEKEVVEKKEFSNEEVTLKVATPWGKEYFMDRIGNHMEESLPHITLEHIDWDGTVTKLEEHYAADVIPDVLLAYTGQAPLEELEMVFPLDEMIKEYGVDLSDVNSALLDELRSRHKENGLIGVPAETGGVLALHYNKEVFDIFGVPYPTEAMTWTETLDLAKQMTGERNGTFYRGFETEAPTAPLGQLSVNMTDPETGDVLITEDPAFTKYMDFMEDLFSIPGLYNEDPETRNTQFAQGTAAMHISWHGYLTWFGGEDAQTFQKNMDILPIPHWEDLPNVIPSRGSHPWVINEYSEQKEAALQFLAESLTPEYQTKLSRVGTPPVLMDEAILAQFGADNKVYEGKNVLAFFEGVIAPPPEKQSVWDQYVDFGKALEEFAKKGTDVQTVLRVLKEESEIKIKDAKAQN, encoded by the coding sequence ATGAAAAGCATAAAGCTAAAAACTATTTTACTTGTAATGGTAGTAATCATGTCTTTGTTTGTAGCAGCGTGTAGCAGTAAGTCTTCTGATGCTAATCCAGTAGATAAATCGGGTGCAGGAGAAAAAGAGGTGGTAGAGAAGAAAGAGTTTTCAAATGAGGAAGTAACTTTAAAAGTGGCTACTCCATGGGGGAAAGAGTATTTCATGGACCGTATCGGGAATCATATGGAAGAAAGTTTGCCACATATAACGTTGGAACATATTGACTGGGATGGAACCGTAACTAAATTGGAGGAACATTACGCTGCCGATGTGATCCCGGATGTTTTATTAGCATATACAGGGCAGGCTCCATTGGAAGAATTGGAAATGGTTTTTCCTTTGGATGAGATGATCAAGGAATATGGTGTTGATTTGAGTGATGTTAATTCGGCTTTACTTGATGAATTACGTTCAAGACACAAGGAAAATGGACTGATTGGTGTACCTGCGGAAACAGGAGGTGTTTTAGCACTCCATTACAATAAAGAAGTATTTGATATATTTGGTGTGCCATATCCAACAGAGGCAATGACTTGGACTGAGACGTTGGATCTAGCTAAGCAAATGACTGGTGAACGTAACGGGACTTTTTATCGTGGTTTTGAAACAGAAGCCCCGACAGCACCACTGGGACAGTTATCTGTGAACATGACGGATCCAGAGACGGGTGATGTTCTCATTACAGAGGACCCTGCTTTCACAAAGTATATGGATTTTATGGAAGATCTATTTAGTATTCCAGGTTTATATAATGAAGATCCGGAAACTAGAAACACACAATTTGCTCAAGGGACGGCTGCAATGCATATTAGCTGGCATGGTTACCTTACTTGGTTCGGCGGTGAAGACGCACAAACATTTCAAAAAAATATGGATATTCTGCCTATCCCACATTGGGAGGATCTTCCAAATGTAATCCCTTCACGAGGATCACACCCATGGGTTATCAACGAATACAGTGAACAAAAAGAAGCCGCACTTCAATTTTTGGCAGAAAGTCTAACACCTGAATATCAAACAAAACTGTCTAGGGTAGGAACTCCGCCGGTGCTAATGGATGAAGCAATCCTTGCACAATTTGGTGCGGATAATAAAGTGTATGAAGGTAAAAATGTGCTTGCATTTTTTGAAGGAGTCATAGCTCCACCTCCAGAAAAACAAAGCGTGTGGGATCAATATGTTGATTTCGGAAAGGCATTGGAGGAATTTGCTAAAAAAGGTACGGATGTTCAGACCGTTTTAAGAGTACTAAAGGAAGAGTCGGAAATCAAAATTAAGGATGCAAAAGCGCAAAATTAA
- a CDS encoding extracellular solute-binding protein gives MGKYKNLFLFVLTICFTMLLISCSNNKAPTAGEKGEDVNGQNESNEPEPFTLEIGVHFDETMFKERFKDPIEEHFPYITVEQVPVFTYGRNDLEELFSSGKSPDFFFSISQQDMEYFELDSDMDELLTKHNIDLSHVNENLLDTLRARDKEGRLIAWPYEDTYYVLAYNKDIFDMFGEAYPSDDMTWEETIELTKKLTKERDGVQYRGLDFADNVALSQLSVNMTDPDTGEVLLLDQPEFSQYLNLYKGLFDIPGQFEAGDMFNGDRFSNERTTAMLVINAQALNWYKDNESLHYDIAAVPTWSDHPGVAPTGYLQTLTMNPNSKHKDDVMKIFNFFISDEYQTWMSRNGIGIVSDKKEVLKEFYKDYENTHDKNVPAIFKNSAAPPPERISLWDGYVDLSIQKFYESNMDVNEFLRVTKEESEAKINEAKESE, from the coding sequence ATGGGGAAGTATAAAAACTTATTTTTATTCGTACTAACCATTTGTTTCACAATGCTTCTTATCTCATGCTCTAATAATAAAGCCCCAACGGCGGGGGAAAAAGGCGAAGATGTAAATGGACAGAATGAATCAAATGAGCCAGAACCTTTTACTTTAGAAATTGGCGTTCATTTTGATGAAACGATGTTCAAAGAGCGATTTAAAGATCCTATTGAAGAACACTTCCCGTATATTACTGTTGAACAAGTCCCAGTATTCACCTATGGACGAAATGATTTGGAAGAATTATTTTCGAGTGGGAAGTCCCCGGATTTCTTCTTCTCGATTTCTCAACAAGATATGGAATATTTTGAACTTGACTCCGACATGGACGAGTTACTTACGAAACATAATATAGACCTAAGTCATGTAAACGAAAATTTACTGGATACGTTACGGGCACGAGACAAGGAAGGTAGATTAATCGCTTGGCCTTATGAAGACACATACTATGTACTCGCCTACAATAAAGATATATTTGATATGTTCGGTGAGGCATACCCCTCGGATGATATGACTTGGGAAGAAACAATTGAGTTAACGAAGAAACTTACAAAAGAAAGAGATGGTGTGCAATACAGGGGCTTGGATTTTGCGGATAATGTTGCACTTTCGCAACTTTCGGTAAACATGACAGATCCAGATACTGGTGAAGTTCTCCTTCTTGACCAACCGGAATTCTCGCAATATCTTAATTTGTATAAAGGTCTCTTTGATATACCTGGTCAATTCGAAGCGGGGGATATGTTTAACGGGGATCGTTTTAGTAATGAAAGGACAACGGCAATGCTCGTAATAAATGCCCAAGCACTAAACTGGTATAAAGATAATGAAAGTCTTCATTACGATATTGCTGCTGTTCCAACTTGGTCAGACCACCCAGGGGTTGCTCCGACTGGATATTTGCAAACACTTACAATGAACCCGAATAGCAAACATAAAGATGATGTGATGAAAATATTTAACTTTTTCATATCAGATGAATATCAGACTTGGATGTCTCGAAATGGGATTGGTATTGTCTCTGATAAGAAGGAAGTGCTTAAAGAGTTTTACAAGGATTATGAAAATACTCATGATAAAAACGTACCAGCAATCTTTAAAAATAGCGCTGCACCTCCCCCAGAACGTATTAGTTTATGGGATGGTTATGTAGATCTTAGTATACAAAAATTTTATGAGTCTAATATGGATGTCAATGAGTTCCTGCGTGTGACTAAAGAAGAGTCAGAGGCAAAGATTAATGAGGCGAAGGAATCAGAGTAA
- a CDS encoding ABC transporter substrate-binding protein: protein MKKNFKFLLLLLTLVCSISIMVACNNSSTPSSTPENGEPKGEGKDKEKEPEPVTLSVLVHWEEEMFNERFKNPIEEAFPHITLEHVRAGSGREDLEELFAKGTQPDILFEVSQDNLEYLELDYDLGELIEKHNYDLSHINPVFLDSLRAKDKEGRLLGLPYEIIYYALFYNKDIFDLFGQPYPTDNMTWDEAIELAKKVTGERNGVNYRGLDLANPGVPLMQLAVNKSDPETGEVLLDQPEFSKYLELIDKITATSGSDNEAFFNGERFATENTTAMLVEFIQGLNWWQNNEGLNDAVAPLPVWADGPAVSHRPDGGIIPLSISPYSEQKDAAFDVITYFTENEYQTWASRNGIGPSSGNTEVLDEFFQGYESTHDKNVSSIFNHPPADPPERISLWDSYVDLDLRKYVESGMDRNEFLRVTSEEAESAIQEAMNTK from the coding sequence ATGAAAAAGAATTTTAAGTTCTTGTTATTATTACTTACACTAGTGTGCTCCATCTCGATAATGGTAGCTTGTAACAACTCATCTACACCTTCTAGTACTCCCGAAAATGGGGAGCCAAAGGGGGAAGGGAAGGATAAGGAGAAGGAACCTGAACCTGTAACATTATCAGTGCTTGTACACTGGGAGGAGGAAATGTTCAATGAGCGTTTTAAAAATCCGATTGAAGAAGCATTTCCTCATATCACATTGGAACATGTAAGAGCCGGATCTGGTAGAGAAGACTTGGAAGAACTGTTTGCCAAAGGAACTCAACCTGATATCCTATTTGAGGTCTCACAAGACAATTTGGAGTATTTGGAACTTGACTACGATTTAGGGGAATTAATCGAAAAACACAATTATGATTTGAGTCATATTAATCCAGTCTTTCTGGACTCATTACGAGCCAAAGATAAGGAAGGGCGGCTTTTGGGTTTACCTTATGAAATTATTTATTATGCTCTATTCTATAATAAGGACATTTTTGATTTATTCGGTCAACCATACCCAACCGACAATATGACATGGGATGAAGCGATTGAATTGGCGAAAAAAGTGACGGGGGAACGTAATGGTGTCAACTATCGTGGATTGGATTTAGCTAATCCGGGAGTCCCGCTTATGCAACTTGCTGTTAATAAATCAGATCCAGAAACAGGTGAAGTCTTATTGGACCAACCGGAGTTTTCTAAGTATTTGGAGCTAATTGATAAAATCACTGCTACTTCCGGAAGTGATAACGAAGCATTTTTCAATGGTGAGCGATTTGCAACTGAAAATACGACAGCTATGTTGGTTGAATTCATCCAAGGTCTAAATTGGTGGCAGAATAATGAGGGTCTTAACGATGCGGTAGCGCCACTCCCTGTATGGGCAGATGGTCCAGCAGTAAGTCATCGTCCCGATGGCGGCATTATTCCTTTAAGTATCAGTCCATACAGTGAGCAGAAGGATGCGGCATTCGATGTGATTACTTATTTTACTGAAAATGAATATCAGACATGGGCCTCACGTAACGGCATCGGTCCATCTAGTGGTAACACTGAAGTGCTTGATGAATTTTTCCAAGGTTACGAGAGTACACATGATAAAAATGTGTCTTCCATTTTTAATCATCCGCCAGCTGATCCACCGGAGCGCATTAGTTTATGGGATTCATATGTTGATCTGGATCTCAGAAAATACGTAGAGTCGGGAATGGATCGCAATGAATTCCTTCGAGTCACTTCAGAGGAGGCAGAATCCGCTATTCAAGAGGCGATGAATACTAAATAA
- a CDS encoding GntR family transcriptional regulator, which yields MRRNKSPLYLQIKVHLQEKIKEGIYQPHDQLPSEADLAKQFNVSRITSKNAVLQLVKDGKAYRIPGKGTFVEGENADKALKKDNLPQQNEKVIIGLIMPEIVERFSAHTLSGIETAVTAYGYRLMLRQSRHSLDLEEQAIRMMVLDGVQGLIVFPVDDQLYNEEILRLTLDKFPLVLIDRYLKGIDTSAVYSDNVQAAYRLTKLLLEKKHHKIGMVTAPNFETITVENRIKGYERALTEVGIPIDRSIWFTEVLLENPVERAMSFFQRNPDMTAVFAMNAYAGQIAFQAAKRLGRKMPEEFSISSFDQEHELDVYPIYTAKQDSFLMGEKAVELLELQLKKDQSVQRIVLPVSICFKSEQEEVKS from the coding sequence GTGCGTAGAAATAAGTCACCCTTGTATTTACAGATTAAAGTACATCTTCAGGAGAAAATCAAAGAAGGTATTTATCAGCCACATGATCAATTACCATCAGAGGCCGATTTGGCAAAGCAGTTCAACGTAAGTAGAATTACCTCCAAAAATGCCGTGTTGCAACTTGTTAAAGATGGAAAAGCCTATCGTATACCAGGAAAAGGAACCTTTGTTGAAGGGGAGAATGCAGATAAAGCATTGAAAAAGGATAATCTGCCTCAACAAAACGAGAAGGTCATTATTGGATTAATCATGCCTGAAATTGTCGAGCGTTTTTCAGCGCATACTTTATCAGGGATCGAAACTGCTGTCACAGCGTATGGATACCGTTTAATGCTACGGCAGTCTCGTCATTCTCTTGATTTGGAAGAACAAGCGATCCGAATGATGGTGCTAGATGGTGTTCAGGGATTAATTGTCTTTCCCGTTGACGATCAACTATACAATGAAGAGATTCTACGACTTACATTAGACAAATTTCCATTGGTGTTGATTGATCGCTATTTAAAGGGGATTGATACCTCTGCTGTTTATTCTGACAATGTCCAAGCAGCATATCGGTTGACAAAACTTCTTTTAGAAAAAAAACATCACAAAATTGGTATGGTGACAGCTCCTAATTTTGAAACCATCACTGTAGAAAATCGCATTAAAGGATATGAGCGAGCCCTGACCGAGGTGGGTATTCCGATAGATAGATCTATCTGGTTTACCGAAGTCCTCCTTGAAAATCCAGTGGAACGAGCTATGTCATTTTTCCAAAGGAATCCTGACATGACAGCCGTGTTTGCGATGAATGCTTATGCGGGACAAATCGCTTTTCAAGCCGCTAAAAGGCTTGGTAGAAAAATGCCTGAGGAATTTTCAATTTCATCATTTGACCAAGAACATGAACTTGATGTTTACCCAATTTATACGGCTAAACAAGATTCGTTTCTAATGGGTGAGAAGGCAGTCGAATTATTGGAGTTACAATTAAAAAAGGATCAATCTGTTCAACGAATAGTTCTGCCAGTAAGCATCTGTTTTAAATCAGAGCAGGAAGAGGTTAAGTCTTAA
- a CDS encoding ABC transporter substrate-binding protein, whose translation MKRLTNLWAFGLLLLISIFLLAACNGGNTANDASGNKNEEEKTEKAEELEAEPVTLKFNYAWEEEFNEDIKGPVEEKFPHITLEFVEMALDEVETEIAQKNIPDIFYLSGGDQVPLLEEYELTYDLDELINGNNFDLSSISQAHIYQARGWGDGALYYFPYVRRWEVLYYNKEIFDQFGVSYPKDGMTWGEVGDLASQVTGERNGVEYRGLDISAAGGMLSELEVNHLDPESHEPMYVKDERFVQYLNMAEKLAAIPGVVPEEGDWGDFMNTQNLAMVPLFDVHIWLAGVEADTGLNWDMVTYPVWEDKPNGGPGAGAAGLAISETSEHKEEAFQVLEYLMSEEWQLMRSKKGFATILNDPEIQGAFSSEVEGLQDKNMQAVFALDIATGPKVTSPYEQEGQVLDVMEFIKEGNDVNTYLREAYDKSKAKVAEAQGSK comes from the coding sequence ATGAAAAGGCTTACGAATTTATGGGCGTTTGGTTTATTACTACTAATCTCGATTTTTCTTTTGGCGGCATGTAATGGTGGAAACACTGCTAATGATGCTTCTGGTAATAAGAACGAAGAGGAAAAAACTGAAAAAGCAGAAGAACTCGAAGCTGAACCAGTGACATTAAAGTTTAATTATGCATGGGAAGAAGAGTTTAATGAGGATATTAAAGGACCGGTTGAAGAAAAGTTTCCTCATATTACGTTAGAATTCGTAGAAATGGCTTTGGATGAAGTGGAAACGGAAATTGCTCAAAAAAACATTCCTGACATCTTCTATTTATCTGGAGGAGATCAAGTACCGTTATTGGAGGAATATGAACTTACGTATGATCTGGATGAACTGATTAATGGGAATAACTTTGATCTAAGCAGTATTTCGCAAGCGCATATTTATCAGGCGCGTGGTTGGGGGGATGGAGCTCTCTACTATTTCCCATATGTAAGAAGATGGGAAGTACTTTATTATAATAAGGAGATTTTTGATCAGTTTGGGGTTTCTTATCCCAAGGATGGGATGACTTGGGGAGAAGTGGGAGACTTGGCTAGTCAAGTAACCGGTGAGCGGAACGGGGTTGAGTACCGAGGCCTCGATATATCTGCTGCTGGTGGTATGCTTTCTGAACTCGAGGTAAATCATCTGGATCCTGAGTCGCATGAGCCAATGTATGTAAAAGATGAACGCTTTGTCCAATATTTGAATATGGCTGAAAAGTTGGCCGCAATCCCAGGAGTAGTTCCTGAAGAAGGTGATTGGGGAGACTTCATGAATACTCAAAACCTGGCAATGGTGCCGCTCTTTGATGTTCATATATGGTTAGCTGGTGTTGAGGCAGATACAGGATTGAACTGGGATATGGTGACCTATCCTGTCTGGGAGGATAAGCCGAATGGAGGACCAGGAGCAGGTGCAGCTGGTTTAGCGATCTCAGAAACTAGTGAACATAAAGAAGAAGCATTTCAAGTACTAGAATATCTTATGTCCGAGGAATGGCAGTTAATGCGCTCTAAAAAAGGTTTTGCCACTATATTAAACGATCCAGAAATTCAAGGGGCGTTTTCATCTGAAGTTGAGGGATTACAAGATAAGAATATGCAGGCTGTGTTTGCGTTGGATATTGCTACTGGTCCTAAAGTGACTTCTCCATATGAACAAGAAGGACAGGTATTAGATGTTATGGAGTTCATTAAAGAAGGAAATGATGTGAACACATATTTGCGCGAAGCTTACGATAAATCGAAAGCTAAAGTCGCGGAAGCACAAGGTAGTAAGTGA